Proteins encoded by one window of Anaerobacillus sp. CMMVII:
- a CDS encoding ABC transporter substrate-binding protein, with product MRRLFAFVILVLFLVPLVVACSSGENNSSKEVTGEETVEINFFHRWPNEPRKSFYDDKIKEYMDANPHVKINVDAVLNDSYKEKIRVLVSNDNLPDIFTSWSDSFALNLVSSERIKPLNEILEADKAWSGNIIESQYGGFTFDGVTYGVPFTMDGKAFFYNREIFEEHNIQVPKTYDEFINALDQLQAAGYETPLVEGLTNAWAVSHYMGSIFQRLLDPEVLAADYNAKTGEFTDPGYIRGLEVFQELTTYMGDLSTAIDHETARNMFGNGDIPIVYMQFAEIKLVKNIGGVEFGFFNFPKFADGKGDPDALTGAPEGWMLSKNAPQEAVDFLKFLTSQETAYEFTKVDGQLNAIKGGVDEGNTSPESFEAYNIVLNATAPVPWFDNAVNINIADIFMRGGQSLATGQMTPQEIVDDVKQRAARLRTE from the coding sequence ATGAGAAGATTATTTGCATTCGTCATTCTAGTACTGTTTCTTGTTCCTCTAGTTGTGGCTTGTTCATCTGGAGAAAACAATTCTTCTAAAGAAGTAACTGGCGAGGAAACCGTTGAAATTAATTTCTTCCATAGATGGCCAAATGAGCCACGTAAGTCTTTTTATGATGATAAAATAAAAGAGTACATGGATGCAAATCCACATGTGAAAATTAATGTTGATGCTGTTCTAAACGATTCCTATAAAGAAAAAATTAGAGTACTAGTTTCAAATGATAATCTTCCAGATATTTTTACATCTTGGTCAGACTCCTTTGCACTTAACCTTGTTTCTTCAGAGCGAATTAAACCTTTAAATGAAATTTTAGAGGCTGATAAAGCTTGGTCAGGAAATATTATCGAATCTCAATATGGTGGCTTTACGTTTGATGGTGTTACCTATGGTGTTCCATTTACAATGGATGGTAAGGCTTTCTTCTATAACAGAGAAATTTTTGAGGAACATAATATTCAAGTGCCAAAAACGTATGATGAGTTCATTAATGCATTAGATCAGCTACAAGCTGCTGGTTACGAAACGCCGTTGGTAGAAGGGTTAACAAATGCCTGGGCAGTATCGCACTATATGGGATCCATTTTTCAAAGATTGCTAGATCCTGAGGTGTTAGCTGCTGACTATAATGCGAAGACTGGTGAGTTTACTGATCCTGGTTACATTAGAGGATTAGAGGTCTTTCAAGAGTTAACTACTTATATGGGTGATCTCTCGACTGCAATTGACCATGAAACAGCAAGAAATATGTTCGGCAATGGTGATATTCCTATCGTTTATATGCAGTTTGCAGAAATTAAGCTAGTGAAAAACATTGGTGGGGTGGAGTTTGGCTTCTTTAACTTCCCTAAATTCGCAGATGGAAAAGGAGACCCTGATGCGTTAACAGGTGCTCCAGAAGGTTGGATGTTAAGCAAAAATGCTCCACAAGAAGCAGTTGATTTCTTGAAGTTTTTAACTTCACAAGAAACTGCTTATGAATTTACAAAAGTTGATGGGCAATTAAATGCTATTAAAGGCGGAGTTGATGAGGGGAATACAAGTCCTGAAAGCTTCGAAGCATATAACATTGTATTAAATGCCACAGCCCCAGTCCCATGGTTTGATAATGCTGTTAATATTAACATTGCTGATATTTTCATGAGAGGTGGCCAGTCATTAGCAACTGGTCAGATGACTCCTCAAGAAATTGTCGATGATGTCAAACAGCGTGCAGCTCGCCTGAGAACTGAATAA
- a CDS encoding serine hydrolase, with the protein MNSNETQTRLLQGLLDQLMGMKGVRHAIMAVESRDGSFSWSGAKGIAQPDGTPMAIDTPFWIASITKLYIASSILKLHETNKLSIDDLVINYLPGDLLKGVHVISGVDYYDQLTIKHLMSHSSGIPDYLEVKAKGGKTIIDRVLEGNDMSWSLDDTLQIIQKVNTPLFPPQDFSKTKYRIRYSDTNFQMLIAIIETVTKKTIEDAFKDMLFQPLHLVNTFLPGSKPLEPLGPVATVWIEDTPFNNKPQAMRAFGDLNSTVNDLIKFMRALVDGKVFDKPETLQLMLSQWQTFGFGISLLAPGWPIQYGLGMMRFKMPRLFTPFRQMPELIGHTGAVGSWLFYCQKLDIIVSGTVSQVTAAPAPFKIVPKLLRILEEKD; encoded by the coding sequence ATGAATTCAAATGAAACGCAAACAAGGTTACTTCAGGGCCTTTTGGACCAACTAATGGGTATGAAAGGTGTCAGGCATGCAATAATGGCTGTGGAGAGTAGAGATGGTTCGTTTAGTTGGAGTGGGGCTAAAGGCATTGCGCAGCCTGATGGAACGCCTATGGCGATTGATACGCCATTTTGGATCGCCAGCATAACAAAGCTCTACATTGCTTCATCGATCCTCAAGTTACACGAAACAAATAAGCTTTCCATTGATGACTTAGTTATCAATTATCTCCCTGGGGATCTGCTAAAGGGGGTGCATGTCATAAGCGGTGTAGATTATTATGATCAGTTAACGATCAAGCATCTAATGAGCCATTCCTCTGGGATCCCAGATTATCTGGAGGTTAAGGCGAAAGGTGGTAAAACAATAATCGATAGAGTACTAGAAGGAAACGACATGTCCTGGTCTCTTGATGACACACTACAAATAATTCAGAAAGTGAATACTCCCCTTTTCCCGCCTCAAGACTTTAGTAAAACGAAATACCGGATACGTTATTCTGACACCAACTTTCAAATGCTAATTGCCATCATTGAAACGGTAACAAAAAAAACTATAGAAGACGCTTTTAAGGATATGCTTTTTCAACCTTTGCATTTAGTAAATACATTTCTTCCAGGCTCTAAACCACTAGAACCTTTGGGACCTGTTGCTACAGTTTGGATTGAAGACACACCATTTAACAATAAGCCACAGGCGATGCGAGCTTTCGGGGATCTTAATAGTACTGTGAATGATCTCATCAAGTTTATGAGGGCTTTAGTCGATGGTAAAGTTTTTGATAAACCAGAAACTTTACAATTAATGCTTTCTCAGTGGCAAACATTTGGGTTTGGAATTAGTCTGTTAGCACCAGGTTGGCCGATACAATATGGACTAGGGATGATGCGCTTTAAAATGCCTCGTCTTTTTACGCCTTTTCGCCAGATGCCTGAATTAATAGGGCATACTGGTGCTGTTGGATCTTGGCTTTTTTATTGTCAAAAACTAGATATCATTGTTTCAGGAACTGTAAGTCAAGTAACAGCGGCTCCTGCCCCATTTAAAATAGTGCCAAAGCTGCTTCGGATACTAGAAGAAAAGGATTAG
- a CDS encoding SIS domain-containing protein, protein MLILKLEHVEQINHAVNAVKAKEVKNFYFVACGGSMASLATGDYFLDREIDVPSRVYTSNEFIHSNPKGLGSNSVVILRSHSGTTPETVEAAKFAREKGALTIAISMEVESPLCQAAEYVVHYNYKDGSDAIDGETGVYYSLIFGILNAISPNEKYDRVLNQLNHLENLFEVNKKRTFETAFNFGKVNKREKVIYTMASGAYIHQAYSFTSCLLMEMLWIHSNAIHSGEFFHGPFEVTDYDVPFLIIKGEGASRPLDERAIDFVQKFSEKVEVVDIAELDYQGIDEDLKEYFGPAIAGVVLRQYADGLAEHTGHPLSVRRYMWKMEY, encoded by the coding sequence GTGCTAATTTTGAAATTAGAACATGTAGAACAAATCAATCATGCTGTTAATGCCGTTAAAGCTAAAGAGGTTAAGAATTTTTATTTTGTTGCGTGTGGAGGTTCGATGGCGTCACTAGCAACTGGAGATTATTTTTTAGATCGGGAAATTGATGTTCCAAGTCGAGTGTATACTTCCAATGAATTCATTCATAGTAACCCAAAGGGATTAGGGAGTAACAGTGTCGTGATCCTTCGTTCTCACTCAGGTACGACGCCAGAGACAGTTGAGGCAGCGAAATTTGCTAGAGAAAAAGGTGCCCTAACAATAGCTATATCAATGGAGGTTGAATCACCTTTATGCCAAGCGGCAGAATACGTGGTCCACTATAATTACAAAGACGGGTCTGATGCTATTGACGGCGAGACTGGGGTTTATTATAGTTTAATTTTCGGTATTCTTAATGCGATCTCTCCAAATGAAAAGTATGATAGAGTCTTAAATCAACTAAATCACTTGGAAAATCTTTTCGAAGTTAACAAAAAAAGGACATTTGAAACAGCCTTTAACTTTGGTAAAGTCAACAAAAGGGAAAAAGTTATTTACACAATGGCTAGTGGCGCATATATTCATCAAGCTTACTCATTTACTAGTTGTTTATTGATGGAAATGCTTTGGATCCATTCTAATGCCATTCATTCTGGTGAATTCTTCCATGGACCGTTTGAAGTAACGGATTATGATGTTCCTTTCTTAATTATCAAAGGAGAAGGCGCTAGTAGACCTTTAGATGAGAGAGCAATTGATTTTGTCCAAAAGTTTAGTGAAAAAGTAGAAGTCGTAGATATTGCAGAGCTTGATTATCAGGGAATTGATGAAGATCTAAAAGAATATTTTGGACCTGCAATTGCTGGAGTTGTTTTACGTCAGTATGCTGATGGATTAGCTGAACATACGGGGCATCCGTTATCTGTTAGACGTTATATGTGGAAAATGGAATATTAA
- a CDS encoding carbohydrate ABC transporter permease produces the protein MAVFNKSSYKNKHFGFGEGLTLLGLIIGAIVILYPLFWMVVSSMKTYDEIYNNVWGFPSNWQIQNYVEAWSKGISSYFINSVIVTGTTIIAVIVFGSMAAFSLARYRTRMIDLALVFIIAGMMINPQVAIVPLFGILSSLDIINTRWALILPYIAFRLPITILLIRSYFLSIPKELEESAIIDGCSEFGIYWKIYLPIAKPILITAVVLTAFFAWNEFLFATIFIDSNSLKTIPSGLMNFRDALRTDWGVLLAGMVISSLPMIVLLVALQKHLVRGLSEGSVKG, from the coding sequence ATGGCGGTTTTTAACAAATCATCTTATAAAAATAAGCATTTTGGCTTTGGAGAAGGTTTGACATTGCTAGGTTTAATTATAGGTGCCATCGTTATTCTTTACCCTCTTTTTTGGATGGTCGTGTCATCAATGAAAACCTATGATGAAATTTATAACAATGTTTGGGGGTTTCCTAGTAACTGGCAAATCCAGAACTACGTCGAAGCATGGTCAAAGGGGATCTCAAGTTACTTTATTAACAGTGTGATAGTCACCGGAACCACTATTATCGCAGTGATTGTTTTTGGTTCAATGGCAGCATTTTCATTGGCTAGGTATCGTACTCGAATGATTGACCTTGCACTCGTGTTTATTATTGCCGGGATGATGATTAATCCTCAAGTAGCCATTGTACCATTGTTTGGGATTTTAAGTTCTTTGGACATTATCAATACAAGATGGGCGCTTATATTACCTTATATCGCTTTTCGATTGCCGATTACCATTTTATTAATCCGCTCCTATTTTTTAAGTATTCCTAAAGAACTTGAAGAGTCTGCGATTATTGATGGCTGTAGCGAATTTGGCATCTATTGGAAGATTTATCTTCCTATCGCAAAACCAATTTTGATAACAGCTGTAGTTTTAACCGCATTTTTTGCCTGGAATGAGTTTCTCTTTGCTACTATCTTCATAGATTCTAACTCATTGAAGACCATTCCATCAGGTTTAATGAATTTTAGGGATGCATTAAGGACTGATTGGGGCGTTCTATTAGCGGGGATGGTTATTTCGTCATTGCCGATGATCGTACTCTTAGTTGCACTTCAAAAACATTTAGTAAGAGGTTTATCAGAGGGATCTGTTAAAGGTTAA